In the genome of Negativicoccus succinicivorans, one region contains:
- the gyrA gene encoding DNA gyrase subunit A — protein sequence MATEWQHGAIVPVDIEEQMRTSYIDYAMSVIVMRALPDVRDGFKPVHRRILYAMHEGGLTANKPYRKSARVVGDVLGKYHPHSDSAVYDATVRLAQDFSTRYPLVDGHGNFGSVDGDSPAAMRYTEVRLAKIAQEMLEDLEKNTVDFMPNYDESLQEPVVLPSKIPNLLVNGSYGIAVGMATNIPPHNLGEVVDGLCLLIDDPNTPIETLMKHIKGPDFPTGGLIQGREGIKKAYTTGRGAIKVRARVEIEEMAKGKNRIVVTEIPYQVNKARVVETIAKLSRDKILDGITALRDESDRNGMRIVIELRSDIDPQIMLNNLYKHTQLQETFGVIMLALVDGHPRVLTLKQMLEYYLLHQKEVITRRSQYELDRARAREHIVEGLLIALDHIDAIIKTIRASETDEIAKNALMENFGLSEKQSLAILDMRLRRLTGLEREKLEAEYQDLKERIEYLLGLLGDEAKVMQVVKEELLDVKQRFTDERRSEIVRDESGLDDLDLIPDEPMIITLTQQGYIKRMHANTYRTQRKGGAGITGIKTKDDDFVTKVLTTSTHNTLLFFTTAGRVYKLVANDIPKASTRTARGTHLVNCIPALEKGEQVTEIYDISSFANYEYLLMVTRQGFVKKTLLSEYTNVRQSGLIAINLRDGDELIKVVTTTGDDHIIIGTKTGMAIVFSEADVNPTGRASLGVIGVRFKQGSQDEVVGADVLTSTDEVLTLSSDAYAKRNKATAYSVQQRGGQGARNFKKGSTVVGLLTVKGNEEMLVITESGIVIRVPVDSISLKKGKNTIGVKVQRLDETDRIASVALAPMEETEED from the coding sequence ATGGCAACAGAATGGCAACACGGCGCCATCGTACCCGTGGATATTGAAGAACAAATGCGCACCAGCTACATCGATTACGCGATGAGCGTTATCGTGATGCGCGCGCTGCCGGATGTCCGCGACGGTTTTAAACCGGTACACCGGCGCATTCTTTACGCGATGCATGAAGGCGGTCTCACCGCCAATAAACCGTATCGTAAATCCGCGCGTGTCGTCGGTGACGTCTTAGGTAAATACCACCCGCACAGCGACTCGGCCGTTTACGATGCGACGGTGCGTTTGGCGCAGGATTTCTCGACGCGGTATCCGCTGGTTGACGGCCACGGCAACTTCGGTTCCGTCGACGGCGACTCACCGGCGGCGATGCGTTACACGGAAGTCCGCCTGGCCAAAATCGCGCAGGAAATGCTCGAAGATTTGGAAAAAAATACCGTCGACTTCATGCCGAACTACGACGAATCCTTGCAGGAACCGGTCGTTTTACCGTCGAAGATTCCGAACCTTTTGGTCAACGGTTCGTACGGTATCGCCGTCGGCATGGCGACGAACATTCCGCCGCACAACTTGGGGGAAGTGGTTGACGGTCTCTGCCTTTTGATCGACGATCCGAATACGCCGATCGAAACCTTGATGAAACACATCAAGGGACCGGACTTTCCGACCGGCGGTCTGATTCAGGGCCGCGAAGGCATTAAAAAAGCGTATACCACCGGCCGCGGCGCGATTAAAGTGCGCGCGCGCGTCGAAATCGAGGAGATGGCGAAAGGGAAAAACCGGATCGTCGTCACCGAAATTCCGTACCAGGTCAACAAAGCGCGCGTCGTCGAAACGATCGCGAAACTCTCGCGCGACAAGATCTTGGACGGCATCACTGCTTTGCGCGATGAATCCGACCGCAACGGCATGCGCATCGTCATTGAACTGCGCAGCGACATCGACCCGCAGATCATGCTGAACAACCTGTACAAACATACGCAGCTGCAGGAAACATTCGGCGTGATTATGCTCGCTTTGGTCGACGGTCACCCGCGCGTCTTGACTTTGAAACAAATGCTCGAGTACTATCTCCTGCATCAAAAAGAAGTCATCACCCGTCGCAGTCAGTACGAACTCGACCGCGCCCGCGCTCGCGAGCATATCGTTGAAGGCTTGTTGATCGCGCTCGATCATATCGACGCCATCATCAAAACGATCCGCGCGTCCGAAACCGATGAGATCGCGAAAAACGCGTTGATGGAAAACTTCGGACTGTCTGAAAAACAATCGCTTGCGATTCTCGACATGCGCTTGCGTCGTTTGACCGGACTCGAACGTGAAAAACTCGAAGCGGAATATCAGGACTTGAAAGAACGGATTGAATACCTGCTCGGCCTTTTGGGTGACGAAGCCAAAGTCATGCAGGTCGTCAAAGAAGAACTGCTCGACGTCAAACAGCGATTCACGGACGAACGTCGCAGTGAAATTGTCCGCGATGAATCCGGTTTGGACGATTTGGATCTGATCCCCGACGAACCGATGATCATCACGCTCACGCAGCAGGGTTATATTAAACGCATGCATGCGAATACCTACCGCACGCAGCGCAAAGGCGGCGCCGGCATCACGGGCATCAAGACAAAAGATGACGATTTTGTCACTAAAGTGCTCACGACATCGACGCACAACACGCTGCTCTTCTTTACCACCGCCGGTCGCGTTTACAAACTGGTCGCCAACGACATTCCGAAAGCGTCCACGCGTACCGCTCGCGGCACGCACCTCGTCAACTGCATTCCGGCGTTGGAGAAAGGGGAACAGGTCACCGAAATTTACGACATCTCGTCGTTCGCGAATTACGAATACCTGCTTATGGTCACTCGCCAAGGATTTGTCAAAAAGACGCTCCTTTCCGAATACACCAACGTGCGGCAGAGTGGCCTGATCGCCATCAACCTGCGCGACGGCGACGAACTCATCAAAGTCGTCACCACCACCGGCGATGATCACATCATCATCGGCACCAAGACCGGCATGGCCATTGTCTTCTCCGAAGCCGATGTCAATCCGACCGGTCGCGCTTCGCTCGGCGTCATCGGCGTCCGCTTCAAACAGGGCAGCCAAGATGAAGTCGTCGGCGCCGACGTCTTGACTTCAACTGATGAAGTCCTCACGCTCAGCAGTGACGCCTACGCCAAACGCAACAAAGCCACCGCGTACAGCGTACAGCAACGCGGCGGCCAAGGCGCGCGCAACTTCAAGAAAGGCAGCACCGTTGTCGGACTTCTGACCGTCAAAGGCAACGAGGAAATGCTCGTCATCACCGAAAGCGGCATCGTCATCCGCGTTCCGGTCGACTCCATCAGTCTGAAAAAAGGCAAGAACACCATCGGCGTCAAAGTCCAGCGCTTGGACGAAACCGATCGCATCGCCTCCGTCGCTCTCGCTCCCATGGAAGAAACGGAAGAAGACTGA
- a CDS encoding magnesium transporter CorA family protein has product MLIAYKHDEDQILQEVVPEAAEKGSWLNVVNPTEEELVRLAKITPIPIEDFRSALDPEERSHVELEDDYIFVVINTPVVRETEDSYDALPLGIFITEKHFITVCLEESAVLAPFRGNTYNTFRTYKKTRFLFQLMNRTATLFLQALGKINKRTDVIEARLRETAENKEFFQLLELSKSLTYFTSALKANGVVMERLLRLRNNVQPRPLLKMYEEDEDLLEDVIIENKQAIEMVQMYSQNSNSMMDTFASIISNNLSQVMKLLTSVTILLAVPTAVFSLWGINTGVPWEGQMIGFWGVLGIAFVSTVVALLILWRRHYL; this is encoded by the coding sequence GTGCTCATCGCGTACAAACATGACGAAGATCAAATCCTGCAGGAGGTCGTGCCGGAAGCGGCGGAAAAAGGCTCCTGGCTTAACGTCGTGAATCCGACGGAAGAGGAATTGGTCCGTCTGGCCAAGATTACGCCGATTCCGATTGAAGATTTCCGTTCGGCATTGGACCCGGAAGAACGTTCCCACGTGGAATTGGAAGACGATTACATTTTCGTCGTCATCAATACGCCGGTCGTGCGGGAAACGGAAGACAGCTATGACGCGTTGCCGCTCGGTATTTTTATTACCGAAAAGCATTTCATCACGGTCTGCCTTGAAGAAAGTGCCGTGCTCGCGCCGTTTCGCGGCAATACGTACAACACGTTCCGCACATACAAGAAAACGCGCTTTCTGTTTCAACTGATGAACCGGACAGCGACGCTCTTTTTGCAAGCCTTAGGGAAAATTAACAAGCGTACCGACGTCATCGAAGCTCGCTTGCGGGAAACGGCGGAAAATAAAGAATTTTTCCAACTGCTCGAACTTTCGAAATCACTCACGTATTTCACCAGCGCGCTCAAAGCGAACGGCGTCGTGATGGAACGCCTCCTGCGTCTGCGCAACAACGTGCAGCCGCGCCCGCTTTTGAAGATGTACGAGGAAGACGAAGATCTGCTCGAAGACGTCATCATCGAAAACAAGCAGGCGATCGAAATGGTTCAAATGTATTCGCAAAACTCGAACAGCATGATGGACACGTTCGCCTCCATCATCAGCAACAACTTGAGCCAGGTCATGAAGCTGCTCACCTCGGTGACGATTTTGCTCGCCGTGCCGACGGCGGTATTCAGCCTGTGGGGAATCAACACGGGCGTTCCGTGGGAAGGTCAGATGATCGGTTTCTGGGGTGTCCTCGGCATCGCTTTTGTATCGACGGTGGTCGCCCTGCTCATTCTCTGGCGACGTCATTATTTATAA
- the rpsF gene encoding 30S ribosomal protein S6: MNKNYEVMFIINAGLDEEAADAIVKRVEDLITKNGGTVNNIDRMGKRRLAYEVKKQTDGNYVLIEFAIDPAQIKEIDRVIKINEKIIRHLIVKQDK; encoded by the coding sequence ATGAACAAAAACTATGAAGTCATGTTCATCATCAATGCCGGACTGGACGAAGAGGCGGCTGACGCGATTGTTAAACGCGTCGAAGACCTCATCACCAAAAATGGCGGCACGGTGAACAACATTGACCGCATGGGCAAACGTCGTCTTGCTTACGAAGTCAAAAAGCAGACCGACGGCAACTATGTGCTCATCGAATTTGCCATTGATCCGGCGCAGATCAAAGAAATCGACCGCGTCATCAAGATCAATGAAAAAATCATTCGTCATTTGATTGTCAAACAGGACAAATAA
- a CDS encoding single-stranded DNA-binding protein: MNSVQIIGNLTRDPEVRYTKTGKPVASFTVAVNRSWVSVQGEKRESTDFIPVVAWGKLAELVGNRLKKGTRTFVEGRFQTRSYETQEGEKRYITEVVANLVAPNVDYDKQPSAAPEPRADYSQFGAQPQAGGNFGNQPSGQVFGGSGNDDDIPF; the protein is encoded by the coding sequence ATGAATTCCGTACAAATCATCGGCAACCTCACTCGGGATCCTGAAGTTCGTTACACGAAAACAGGAAAACCTGTCGCATCGTTCACCGTTGCGGTCAACCGCAGCTGGGTCAGCGTGCAGGGGGAAAAACGAGAAAGTACAGATTTTATTCCGGTCGTTGCGTGGGGCAAACTTGCCGAGCTCGTCGGCAACCGCCTGAAAAAAGGCACCCGCACATTCGTCGAAGGTCGCTTCCAAACCCGCTCGTATGAGACGCAGGAAGGCGAGAAACGCTACATCACCGAAGTCGTAGCGAACCTTGTCGCGCCGAACGTCGATTACGACAAGCAGCCGTCCGCTGCGCCGGAACCACGCGCTGACTACAGTCAGTTCGGGGCCCAGCCGCAAGCCGGCGGTAACTTTGGTAACCAGCCGAGCGGACAAGTGTTCGGCGGTAGTGGCAACGACGACGATATCCCGTTCTAA
- the rpsR gene encoding 30S ribosomal protein S18 has product MRRDRQRRPRRKVCAICADKIQHVDYKDINLLRRFISERGKILPRRVTGACAKDQRKVNLAIKQARAIALLPFSVD; this is encoded by the coding sequence ATGAGAAGAGATCGTCAACGTCGACCGCGCCGGAAAGTTTGCGCCATTTGCGCCGACAAAATCCAGCACGTCGATTATAAAGATATCAATTTACTGCGTCGGTTCATTTCTGAACGCGGCAAAATTCTGCCGCGCCGTGTGACCGGTGCTTGCGCGAAAGATCAGCGCAAAGTCAATCTGGCGATTAAACAGGCTCGCGCGATTGCGCTCTTGCCGTTTTCGGTAGATTAA
- a CDS encoding TetR/AcrR family transcriptional regulator, translated as MDRRQIKTRNAIFQAFTELLTRRRYAQITVQQIIDAANIGRSTFYSHFPTKEALMEALLTELFGHVLAGVGVHCPIPEFTPQSNGYRAYTTHILYHISNQREAFMRLLRSDSRDIFLRYLKEHLKLQLGEYWLNHEEGERPAVPADFLRNHFACTFVETIHWWIENDMRQTPEEIAGYFTAVMDPLLGR; from the coding sequence ATGGATCGCCGTCAAATCAAAACGCGCAACGCCATTTTTCAGGCGTTCACCGAACTTTTAACCCGCCGCCGTTACGCGCAAATCACCGTCCAACAAATCATCGATGCCGCCAATATCGGGCGCAGTACATTTTACTCCCACTTTCCCACGAAAGAGGCGCTCATGGAAGCCCTTTTGACCGAACTCTTCGGCCATGTTTTAGCCGGCGTCGGCGTGCATTGCCCCATTCCCGAATTCACGCCGCAAAGCAACGGCTACCGCGCGTACACCACGCACATTCTCTACCACATCAGCAATCAGCGCGAAGCTTTTATGCGGCTCTTGCGTTCCGACAGTCGCGATATCTTTTTGCGTTATCTCAAAGAGCATCTGAAATTGCAACTCGGCGAATATTGGCTCAATCACGAAGAAGGCGAACGGCCCGCCGTCCCCGCTGATTTTTTGCGCAACCATTTCGCCTGCACTTTTGTCGAGACCATTCACTGGTGGATTGAAAATGACATGCGTCAAACGCCTGAAGAAATCGCCGGCTACTTTACCGCCGTCATGGATCCTTTGCTCGGCCGCTGA